A region of Polyodon spathula isolate WHYD16114869_AA chromosome 4, ASM1765450v1, whole genome shotgun sequence DNA encodes the following proteins:
- the LOC121314497 gene encoding thymidylate synthase-like, whose protein sequence is MPATSEMNACAQPSEVNIKEKKEAYKPEKNFTMFCDEQGYLDQVEYIMQHGFRKGDRTGTGVVSVFGSQARYSLRDQFPLLTTKKVFWRGILEELLWFIKGSTNAKELSAKGVKIWDANGSREFLDRSGFTSREEGDLGPVYGFQWRHFGAEYKDMNSDYTQQGEDQLQKVIDTIKTNPEDRRIIMCAWNPKDLPQMALPPCHALCQFYVCNGELSCQLYQRSGDMGLGVPFNIASYALLTYMIAHITELKPGDFVHTLGDAHIYVNHIEPLKIQLQREPRPFPKLKILRKVNSIDDFKAEDFEIIEYNPHPAIKMQMAV, encoded by the exons ATGCCTGCAACTTCAGAAATGAATGCATGCGCGCAGCCTTCTGAAGTTAATATCAAGGAGAAGAAAGAAGCTTATAAACCCGAGAAGAATTTCACAATGTTTTGTGATGAGCAAGGTTATCTGGATCAAGTTGAGTACATCATGCAACACGGATTCAGAAAAGGGGACCGGACCGGTACTGGGGTCGTCTCCGTGTTCGGTTCACAAGCAAGATACAGTCTGAGGG ACCAGTTCCCACTGTTGACAACAAAGAAAGTGTTCTGGCGAGGCATATTGGAAGAGCTGTTATGGTTCATCAAG GGTTCAACAAATGCCAAAGAACTGTCTGCAAAGGGTGTGAAAATCTGGGATGCTAACGGATCAAGGGAGTTTTTAGACAGAAGCGGCTTTACATCTAGAGAGGAAGGAGACCTTGGGCCTGTCTACGGCTTCCAGTGGCGACACTTTGGGGCAGAATACAAGGATATGAACTCGG aTTACACTCAACAAGGTGAGGATCAGCTGCAGAAAGTTATTGACACCATTAAAACCAACCCTGAAGATAGAAGGATTATCATGTGTGCTTGGAATCccaaag ATCTACCTCAAATGGCTCTTCCTCCCTGCCATGCCTTGTGCCAGTTCTACGTGTGTAACGGTGAATTATCCTGTCAGCTCTACCAGCGATCAGGAGACATGGGACTGGGTGTCCCGTTCAACATTGCCAGCTATGCATTGCTCACGTATATGATTGCCCATATAACAGAGCTAAAG cctGGTGATTTTGTACACACATTGGGAGATGCGCATATTTATGTAAACCACATTGAGCCTTTAAAAATCCAG CTTCAGAGAGAACCCAGGCCTTTTCCTAAACTGAAAATCTTGCGCAAAGTGAACAGTATCGATGACTTCAAAGCTGAAGACTTTGAAATTATTGAATATAACCCCCACCCTGCTATTAAAATGCAGATGGCAGTGTAA